One region of Salvelinus namaycush isolate Seneca chromosome 3, SaNama_1.0, whole genome shotgun sequence genomic DNA includes:
- the LOC120044089 gene encoding proton channel OTOP2-like, whose amino-acid sequence MAVEEGYISPPPTLPSTRCSIHLGVQAGSMRRGSDVLSTSRGTVRERGRNRSWLLSSIITVNVLILGIALVSGSVFNNVKINTINLQIFLIVLLILTTAWMLYYTIYTSREDHAVLYKDSHAGPVWLRGGLVLFGLCSLIMDVFKIANYVGYLHCDSAVKIVFPVLQAVFILVQTYFLWLHAKDCVQLQRNITRCGLMLTLSTNLMLWMAAVTEESLHQTVVPPEDGNSTHSYDIRASGGYSSCNCSHSACAVLEKAYYYLYPFNIEYSLFASAMAYVMWKNVGRLIDEHNHHSLHFRLKDVLVGPAVGLVMLGAGLGTFIFYEVDVEKGDPEKRDMVLMIHYVMNTVAVTLMSVSTVAGCAIYRLDQRDHVSGKNPTRSLDVGLLIGASIGQFTICYFTIVAVVATGAEGHLNALNLAVSLLTVIQLCLQNIFIIEGLHREPFHEDMHQASVFTNPYVLQAQAHRDIHNFPGTFMETKMSPALTVHSMHVAPSAPSGSPLPQRHRLTWKRRALKEICAFLLLCNILLWIMPAFGARPQFDNTIGAEFYEFTMWAAVVNIGLPFGIFYRMHSVASLFEVFLTS is encoded by the exons ATGGCGGTTGAGGAGGGCTACATATCCCCCCCGcccaccctcccctccacccGGTGTTCCATCCACTTGGGAGTCCAGGCGGGGAGTATGAGGAGGGGGAGCGACGTCCTCTCGACCAGCAGGGGCACGGTGAGGGAGAGGGGCCGTAACCGTAGCTGGCTACTCTCTAGCATCATCACGGTCAACGTCCTGATCCTAGGTATTGCTCTGGTCAGTGGCAGTGTCTTCAACAACGTCAAGATCAACACCATCAATCTGCAGATCTTCCTCATCGTCCTCCTCATCCTCACCACTGCCTGGATGCTGTACTACACCATCTACACATCCAGGGAAGATCACGCCGTGCTCTACAAGGATAGCCATGCCGGGCCTGTGTGGCTCAGGG GTGGACTGGTGCTGTTTGGCTTATGCAGTCTGATTATGGACGTGTTTAAGATTGCCAACTACGTAGGCTACCTGCACTGTGACTCTGCTGTGAAGATAGTGTTCCCTGTCCTACAAGCTGTGTTCATACTTGTCCAG ACATACTTCCTCTGGCTCCATGCTAAAGACTGTGTACAGCTACAACGGAACATAACTCG CTGTGGGCTGATGTTGACTCTGTCTACCAATCTGATGTTGTGGATGGCAGCAGTCACAGAGGAGTCCCTACACCAGACTGTTGTTCCACCAGAGGACGGCAACAGCACACATTCCTATGACATCAGAG CCTCTGGCGGATACAGCAGCTGTAACTGCAGCCACTCTGCCTGTGCCGTCTTAGAGAAGGCCTATTACTACCTGTACCCCTTCAACATCGAGTACAGCCTGTTTGCCTCGGCCATGGCCTACGTCATGTGGAAGAACGTGGGCCGCTTGATAGACGAGCACAACCACCACTCGCTCCATTTCCGCTTGAAGGACGTGCTGGTGGGGCCTGCGGTCGGGCTGGTCATGCTGGGGGCGGGCCTGGGAACCTTCATCTTCTACGAGGTGGACGTGGAGAAGGGGGACCCGGAGAAACGTGACATGGTGCTGATGATACACTACGTGATGAACACGGTGGCTGTGACGCTCATGTCCGTCTCGACCGTGGCTGGTTGCGCCATCTACCGGCTGGACCAGAGGGACCACGTGTCGGGGAAGAACCCCACACGGAGCCTGGATGTAGGCTTGCTGATCGGCGCCTCAATCGGACAGTTCACCATCTGTTATTTCACCATCGTGGCTGTGGTGGCAACGGGGGCCGAGGGCCACCTCAACGCTCTCAACCTGGCTGTCTCCCTGCTCACTGTGATCCAGCTCTGCCTGCAGAACATCTTCATCATCGAGGGCCTGCATCGCGAGCCCTTCCACGAAGACATGCACCAGGCCTCTGTATTCACAAACCCATACGTCCTTCAAGCCCAAGCCCATAGAGACATACACAACTTCCCAGGGACATTCATGGAGACCAAGATGTCCCCGGCCCTCACAGTTCACAGTATGCATGTTGCTCCTTCTGCTCCTTCTGGTTCCCCCCTGCCTCAACGCCATAGGCTGACATGGAAGAGGAGGGCCCTGAAGGAGATCTGTGCATTTCTGCTGCTCTGCAACATCCTT CTCTGGATCATGCCGGCGTTTGGCGCCCGCCCTCAGTTTGACAACACGATTGGAGCAGAGTTTTACGAGTTCACCATGTGGGCGGCTGTTGTGAATATCGGACTTCCTTTCGGAATCTTTTACCGTATGCACTCAGTCGCCAGCCTCTTTGAGGTCTTCCTAACCTCCTAA